From Pseudomonas fluorescens, one genomic window encodes:
- a CDS encoding NAD(P)/FAD-dependent oxidoreductase, whose protein sequence is MKVTSLPADDKSCGWFHLSRPRIPQPAHQGHTSARWVIIGAGFTGLATARQLALNFPDDEVVLVEAQEVGLGPSGRNAGFAIDLPHDIGADDYIGDINLARTSLKLNLAGQSILRELVSQFDIDCQMKACGKYQAAVEDRGIAVLEAYRRGLDKLEQPYQMIDAEELPGHLGTHFYRKALYTPGAILIQPSALVKGLADSLPDNVKLYERTPILQVEYGAKTLLKHANGSISADKLILANNSFGMRFGFLQGRMLPIYTYASITRPLSEEEQARLGGKPYWGAIPADPFGTTVRRTPDNRLLIRNSFSFNPDGRSNSKYNERFVRRHKASFDQRFPMLPGVNFEYTWGGALAMSRNHNGFFGELAPNVYGALGCNGLGVTRGTVTGKLLADWLAGDRSGLIEFLLHAPGPNSNPPEPFLSLGVNMNLKWGQFRAGRES, encoded by the coding sequence ATGAAAGTTACTTCGTTACCCGCCGATGATAAAAGTTGTGGCTGGTTTCACCTGAGCCGCCCGCGCATACCGCAGCCAGCGCACCAGGGACATACCAGCGCGCGCTGGGTGATTATTGGCGCGGGGTTCACCGGACTGGCCACTGCGCGCCAACTGGCGCTTAATTTTCCTGATGACGAAGTGGTATTGGTCGAGGCACAGGAAGTGGGCCTGGGTCCATCCGGGCGCAACGCCGGCTTTGCCATCGATTTGCCCCATGACATCGGTGCCGACGACTACATCGGCGATATCAACCTCGCCCGCACCAGCCTCAAGCTCAATCTGGCCGGGCAGTCGATCTTGCGTGAGCTGGTCAGTCAGTTCGACATTGATTGCCAGATGAAAGCCTGCGGCAAGTACCAGGCGGCCGTGGAAGATCGCGGCATCGCGGTGCTCGAGGCGTACCGACGAGGGCTGGATAAACTCGAACAGCCTTATCAGATGATCGACGCCGAAGAGTTGCCCGGGCATCTGGGCACGCACTTTTATCGCAAGGCGTTGTACACCCCTGGCGCGATTCTGATTCAGCCATCGGCGCTGGTGAAAGGGCTGGCTGACAGCCTGCCGGACAACGTCAAGCTGTATGAGCGCACACCGATTCTGCAAGTGGAGTACGGCGCGAAAACGCTGCTCAAGCACGCCAACGGCAGTATTAGTGCCGACAAGCTGATTTTGGCCAATAACTCGTTCGGCATGCGCTTCGGCTTCCTCCAGGGGCGCATGTTGCCCATCTACACCTACGCCAGCATCACTCGCCCGCTGAGTGAAGAAGAACAGGCACGTCTGGGGGGTAAGCCGTACTGGGGCGCCATTCCGGCAGATCCGTTCGGTACCACCGTCAGGCGCACCCCGGATAACCGCCTGCTGATCAGAAATAGTTTCAGCTTCAACCCGGACGGGCGCAGCAACAGCAAATACAACGAGCGTTTTGTCCGTCGCCATAAAGCCTCGTTCGATCAACGCTTCCCGATGCTCCCTGGTGTGAATTTCGAATACACCTGGGGCGGAGCACTGGCCATGTCGCGTAACCACAACGGTTTCTTCGGTGAGTTGGCGCCCAATGTCTACGGCGCCCTGGGTTGCAATGGCCTGGGTGTAACGCGCGGAACAGTGACTGGGAAACTGCTTGCCGACTGGCTCGCGGGCGACCGCAGCGGGCTGATCGAGTTTCTGTTGCACGCACCAGGGCCGAACAGTAATCCGCCCGAACCTTTTCTTTCGCTGGGGGTGAACATGAACCTCAAGTGGGGGCAATTCCGCGCTGGCAGAGAAAGCTGA
- a CDS encoding MFS transporter, which translates to MNNVGVSIEDVPLNRFHRLLTVRAAGGSFVDGYVLSIIGVALIHMSKSLALDDFWEGMIAASALIGIFFGGFLGGWLTDILGRKRLLFAGPSIFIVASLAQYWVDSAIALFFLRLLLGVAVGIEYPVATSLLVEFLPRKYRGPRLAMLTIMWFTGAAMAYIVGELMFKLCGADAWRLVLASASIIGALLFLVRIGTPESPRWLLSKGRPAEADAIIKQVYGTDFSLQNLPEQSSGGKVSIAHLLHSGYGKRMLFVVVFWTCSVVPLFAVYAFAPRVLAALNLQGDWASLGSIAITLFFVIGCVISTRIINRVGRRNLLIYSFLCSGLALLGLAIGHAGPSGLVLFFFIAYALFIGGAQVLTLVYPNELFPTEIRAFAVGMGTSLSRVGAAAGTYLVPISLSTLGIAETMYAAAGVTLVGLLLSWVLAPETRSLNLQQAASLN; encoded by the coding sequence ATGAACAACGTTGGTGTTTCAATTGAGGATGTCCCGCTCAACCGCTTCCATCGTCTGCTGACGGTTCGCGCGGCGGGTGGTTCCTTTGTCGATGGCTACGTCCTCAGCATCATCGGCGTCGCGCTGATACACATGTCCAAGTCCCTGGCCCTGGATGATTTCTGGGAGGGCATGATTGCCGCTTCGGCGCTCATCGGGATCTTTTTCGGCGGCTTCCTCGGCGGTTGGCTCACCGACATTCTGGGGCGCAAACGCCTGTTGTTCGCTGGCCCCAGCATCTTCATCGTCGCCTCCCTGGCCCAATACTGGGTCGACTCGGCCATTGCCCTGTTTTTCCTGCGGCTCTTGCTCGGCGTGGCGGTGGGCATTGAATACCCGGTGGCCACCTCGCTGTTGGTGGAGTTCCTGCCGCGCAAATACCGTGGCCCACGCCTGGCGATGCTGACCATCATGTGGTTCACCGGTGCTGCCATGGCCTATATCGTCGGCGAACTTATGTTCAAGCTCTGCGGAGCGGACGCCTGGCGTCTGGTATTGGCCAGCGCTTCGATCATCGGTGCGCTGCTGTTTCTCGTGCGCATTGGTACGCCGGAATCGCCCCGCTGGTTGCTGAGCAAGGGCCGCCCCGCCGAGGCAGACGCTATTATCAAGCAGGTCTACGGTACGGACTTTTCCCTGCAGAACCTGCCGGAACAGTCCAGCGGCGGGAAAGTCAGCATCGCCCATCTGCTGCATTCCGGCTACGGCAAACGCATGCTGTTCGTGGTGGTGTTCTGGACCTGTTCGGTGGTCCCGTTGTTCGCCGTCTACGCCTTTGCGCCAAGGGTATTGGCCGCCCTGAACCTGCAAGGTGACTGGGCATCGCTGGGCTCGATCGCCATTACCCTGTTCTTCGTCATCGGCTGCGTGATCTCTACACGAATCATCAATCGGGTGGGGCGGCGCAATCTGCTGATCTACAGCTTCCTGTGTTCCGGCCTAGCGCTGCTTGGCCTGGCCATCGGTCACGCCGGTCCAAGTGGCCTGGTGCTGTTCTTCTTCATTGCCTACGCGCTGTTCATTGGCGGCGCCCAAGTGCTGACGCTGGTGTACCCCAACGAATTGTTCCCCACGGAAATTCGCGCCTTTGCCGTGGGGATGGGCACCTCGCTGTCACGCGTCGGCGCTGCTGCCGGCACGTATCTGGTGCCGATTTCCCTGAGCACTTTGGGGATCGCCGAAACGATGTATGCCGCTGCGGGCGTCACCCTGGTCGGGCTGCTGCTGTCCTGGGTCCTGGCGCCTGAAACCCGGTCGCTGAATCTGCAACAGGCTGCATCGCTGAATTAA
- a CDS encoding dihydrodipicolinate synthase family protein translates to MNFDGIFTPAITPLTADGQIDHPAFAEVLEYLIESRVHGIVIGGSTGEYYAQTATERVELAKRAKDVINGRLPLVVGTGGIRTEDSVYFAEKAKEIEADALLVGSPPYALPTQKEIASHVLAVDQAAGLPIMLYNYPARMGVAMGDEFFAAVAQCKNIVAIKESSGEMSRLHRLAHSHPQIQISCGWDDQALEFFAWGARSWVCAGSNFIPREHVALYEACVIEKDFAKGRRIMSAMLPLMDFLESGKFVQSIKHGSELNGLRTGGVRAPLQPLEASEKQALKEVIQTLKQNVGAIVGEV, encoded by the coding sequence ATGAACTTCGACGGCATTTTTACCCCTGCGATCACGCCACTGACTGCGGATGGGCAGATCGATCACCCGGCCTTCGCCGAGGTGCTGGAGTACCTGATCGAGTCCAGGGTCCACGGCATCGTCATTGGTGGTTCTACCGGTGAGTATTACGCGCAGACCGCGACCGAGCGCGTCGAGCTGGCCAAGCGCGCGAAGGATGTGATCAACGGGCGCCTGCCGCTGGTCGTCGGTACTGGCGGTATCCGCACCGAAGACTCTGTGTACTTCGCCGAAAAGGCCAAGGAGATCGAAGCCGATGCGCTGCTGGTGGGATCGCCGCCTTACGCCTTGCCGACCCAGAAGGAAATCGCCTCTCATGTGCTGGCCGTGGATCAGGCCGCCGGGCTGCCGATCATGCTCTACAACTATCCGGCACGCATGGGCGTGGCCATGGGCGACGAGTTCTTCGCTGCGGTGGCCCAGTGCAAGAACATCGTCGCGATCAAGGAAAGCTCGGGGGAGATGAGCCGTCTGCATCGGCTGGCGCATTCCCATCCCCAGATTCAGATCTCCTGCGGTTGGGACGATCAGGCCCTGGAGTTCTTCGCCTGGGGCGCCCGCAGCTGGGTTTGCGCCGGTTCCAACTTCATCCCGCGTGAACACGTGGCGCTCTACGAAGCCTGCGTGATTGAAAAAGACTTCGCCAAGGGGCGTCGCATCATGTCGGCCATGTTGCCGCTGATGGACTTCCTCGAAAGCGGCAAGTTCGTCCAGTCGATCAAACACGGCAGTGAGTTGAACGGACTGCGCACCGGTGGCGTGCGTGCGCCCTTGCAACCGCTCGAAGCGTCCGAGAAGCAGGCGTTGAAAGAGGTGATCCAGACCCTGAAACAGAACGTCGGCGCTATCGTCGGGGAGGTTTGA
- a CDS encoding aldehyde dehydrogenase: MADLLTKEAYRDLAGKLEFRTQAFIDGQFRAAQSGNTFTTTNPATGDVLAEIAACDSRDVDVAVAAAKAAFDDARWHGLAPVARKSVLLRFAQLLEDNAHELAVLESLDSGKPIRECQNVDVPETIHTLRWHAELIDKVYDSTAPTGSGAVTMVVREPIGVVGLVLPWNFPLLMLAWKIGPSLAAGCSIVVKPAKETTLSTLRVVELAYQAGVPAGVFNVVPGGGKEAGEPLGRHAHVSMVSFTGSTDTGRLFLKYSSESNLKRIVLECGGKNPAVVMDDVEDINQVAQHVVNGAFWNMGENCSASSRLIVHKDIKDALLQRVQVHLADWQMGDPLDPQNRLGSMISKAHFEKVRSYIEHAKQEKLEVLAGGNTAGEIFVQPTIVDGVGRDNRLFQEEIFGPVLSVTTFSTLDEAIELANDTAYGLAASAYTGNLRNALKLSRGIRAGIVTVNCFGEGDASTPFGGYKESGFGGRDKSIWAHDQYTELKTIWIDAS, encoded by the coding sequence ATGGCAGATTTATTGACCAAAGAGGCCTATCGCGACCTGGCCGGCAAGCTCGAGTTTCGCACTCAGGCCTTTATCGACGGCCAGTTTCGCGCTGCGCAATCGGGCAACACCTTCACCACGACCAACCCGGCCACCGGTGATGTGCTGGCCGAGATTGCTGCCTGCGATTCGCGGGATGTCGACGTGGCCGTCGCGGCAGCCAAGGCCGCTTTTGACGACGCGCGCTGGCATGGGCTGGCGCCTGTTGCACGCAAGTCCGTGTTGCTACGGTTCGCGCAACTGCTGGAAGACAACGCCCATGAACTGGCGGTGCTCGAAAGCCTGGACAGCGGCAAACCCATTCGTGAATGCCAGAACGTCGACGTTCCGGAGACCATCCATACGTTGCGCTGGCATGCCGAGCTGATCGACAAGGTTTATGATTCGACTGCGCCGACAGGCTCTGGCGCGGTCACCATGGTCGTGCGCGAGCCCATCGGCGTAGTCGGCCTGGTCCTGCCATGGAACTTCCCGCTGCTGATGCTCGCCTGGAAAATCGGCCCGTCTCTGGCCGCCGGTTGTTCGATCGTGGTCAAACCGGCCAAGGAAACCACCTTGAGTACGCTGCGCGTGGTCGAGTTGGCCTATCAGGCGGGAGTCCCGGCGGGCGTGTTCAACGTAGTGCCTGGCGGTGGCAAGGAGGCGGGCGAACCATTGGGCCGGCACGCGCATGTGTCGATGGTCAGCTTCACCGGCTCGACCGACACCGGGCGGCTGTTTCTCAAATACTCCAGTGAATCGAACCTCAAGCGCATCGTGCTGGAGTGCGGCGGCAAGAATCCGGCAGTGGTGATGGATGATGTCGAAGACATCAATCAAGTCGCCCAGCACGTGGTCAACGGTGCCTTCTGGAACATGGGCGAAAACTGCTCGGCGTCGTCGCGCCTGATCGTTCACAAGGATATCAAGGACGCGTTGTTGCAGCGCGTTCAGGTGCACCTGGCCGATTGGCAAATGGGTGATCCACTCGACCCGCAAAACCGTCTGGGGTCGATGATCAGCAAGGCTCACTTTGAAAAAGTGCGCTCTTACATCGAACATGCCAAGCAGGAGAAACTCGAGGTGCTCGCCGGTGGGAACACTGCCGGGGAGATCTTTGTGCAGCCGACCATCGTCGACGGAGTAGGGCGCGACAACCGCTTGTTCCAGGAAGAAATCTTCGGCCCGGTGCTGAGCGTGACAACCTTCAGTACCCTGGACGAAGCGATCGAACTGGCCAACGACACCGCCTACGGCCTCGCCGCGTCGGCCTACACCGGCAACCTGCGCAACGCCTTGAAGCTCTCTCGCGGCATTCGCGCCGGCATCGTCACCGTCAACTGTTTCGGTGAGGGCGATGCGTCCACGCCGTTCGGCGGGTACAAGGAATCCGGCTTCGGTGGTCGGGACAAGTCCATCTGGGCCCACGACCAATACACCGAGCTGAAGACCATCTGGATCGACGCATCCTGA
- a CDS encoding GlxA family transcriptional regulator, giving the protein MIEQRNFCGTIKGKNLRYLKDDNPAPASRAAVGFILLDHFSLPSFTNALDALVTANLLRADLYSTCTFTLDGQEVISDLGIIIRPDHDLATYPLADLKLLVVCGGLRTPLRADAQLRTLLKKVADKGVALAGLWNGAWFIGEAGLLDAYRCAIHPEHRPALAEAAQHSQVTSESFMVDRDRYTAASPGGAFHMVLEWIGQAHGAGLVEGISDILAFEASKYRRLNPTLHVKMAAPLREIVKLMEANLEEPLDLGQMSSLVKLSRRQIERLFRSQLGTTPLRYYLELRVTEARRLLQHSRLSIVQVAVACGFVSPSHFSKCYTAYFGNSPSREVRLEF; this is encoded by the coding sequence GTGATAGAACAACGCAATTTTTGCGGAACCATCAAGGGCAAGAATCTCCGCTATCTCAAGGATGACAATCCGGCGCCTGCTTCACGTGCGGCGGTGGGTTTTATCCTGCTCGATCACTTCTCCCTGCCGTCTTTCACCAACGCACTCGATGCGCTGGTGACCGCCAACCTGTTGCGGGCGGATCTTTACAGCACCTGTACCTTTACCCTCGATGGCCAGGAAGTGATAAGCGACCTGGGTATCATCATCCGCCCGGACCACGATCTTGCGACCTATCCGCTGGCGGATTTGAAGTTGTTGGTCGTCTGCGGTGGCCTGCGCACGCCACTGCGCGCCGATGCGCAGTTGCGCACTTTGTTGAAGAAAGTGGCCGACAAGGGCGTGGCGCTCGCCGGCCTGTGGAACGGTGCCTGGTTCATCGGGGAAGCGGGTCTGCTGGACGCCTACCGCTGTGCCATTCACCCGGAACATCGGCCAGCGCTGGCGGAGGCTGCGCAACACAGCCAGGTCACCAGCGAAAGCTTCATGGTCGATCGCGATCGTTACACCGCGGCCAGCCCCGGCGGGGCGTTTCACATGGTGCTGGAATGGATTGGCCAGGCCCACGGCGCGGGCCTTGTGGAAGGCATCAGCGATATCCTCGCGTTTGAAGCCTCGAAGTATCGACGGCTGAACCCGACGCTGCACGTCAAGATGGCGGCGCCGTTGCGCGAGATCGTCAAACTGATGGAGGCGAATCTGGAGGAGCCGCTGGATCTGGGACAAATGTCGAGTCTGGTCAAGCTGTCCCGGCGGCAGATCGAGCGGCTGTTTCGGTCGCAATTGGGGACGACGCCGTTGCGTTATTACCTCGAACTTCGGGTCACCGAAGCGCGGCGGTTGCTGCAGCATTCCCGGCTGTCCATCGTCCAGGTCGCGGTGGCGTGCGGGTTCGTCTCGCCGAGCCATTTCAGCAAGTGCTACACGGCTTATTTTGGTAATTCGCCGTCCAGAGAGGTGCGGTTGGAGTTTTGA
- a CDS encoding DJ-1/PfpI family protein: MARIGLILTPGFADWEYAFIAGTAAPFYGIDLRFFTPEPGQLCSQGGLTVIVQSSLQDCLDWQPEVVVVVGGFAWEGPAAPDLRDFLQASRASGATLAGICGGTLALARAGLLDTVSHTSNSAEFLQQHAEGYAGHGLYQSSAVAVSAERIITAPGTAPVSFTCPVFEAAGLAAESVSQFRSMLAAEHGIGA, translated from the coding sequence ATGGCACGGATAGGCTTGATACTGACCCCCGGTTTTGCGGACTGGGAATACGCATTCATCGCAGGAACCGCAGCGCCCTTCTACGGGATAGATCTCAGGTTTTTCACCCCCGAACCCGGGCAGCTGTGCTCGCAAGGTGGACTGACCGTCATCGTTCAAAGCAGTCTGCAGGACTGTCTTGATTGGCAACCGGAGGTGGTCGTGGTGGTTGGCGGATTTGCCTGGGAGGGTCCGGCAGCGCCGGATCTACGAGACTTTCTGCAGGCCAGTCGTGCCAGTGGCGCGACCCTTGCCGGTATCTGCGGCGGGACCCTGGCATTGGCGCGGGCCGGGCTGCTCGATACCGTTTCCCATACCTCGAACAGCGCTGAGTTCCTGCAACAGCATGCCGAAGGGTATGCAGGCCACGGCCTTTATCAAAGCAGCGCGGTAGCCGTGTCAGCAGAGCGCATCATCACGGCGCCAGGTACTGCACCGGTCAGCTTCACCTGTCCGGTGTTCGAAGCGGCCGGGCTCGCTGCAGAGAGCGTTTCGCAGTTCAGATCGATGTTGGCGGCGGAGCATGGGATCGGCGCTTAG